In Mauremys reevesii isolate NIE-2019 linkage group 14, ASM1616193v1, whole genome shotgun sequence, a single window of DNA contains:
- the LOC120381751 gene encoding LOW QUALITY PROTEIN: zinc finger protein 300-like (The sequence of the model RefSeq protein was modified relative to this genomic sequence to represent the inferred CDS: inserted 1 base in 1 codon) produces SFSQRSHLITHQIIHTGEKPYTCSECGKSFNQRSNLITHQRIHTGEMPYTCSECGKXFSRRSSLITHQRIHTGETPYTCAECGKSFSRRSSLITHQRIHTGEMPYMCSECGKSFSQLSNLITHQRIHTGEMPYTCSECGKSFSRRSSLITHQRIHTGETPYTCAECGKSFSRRSSLITHQRIHTGEMPYMCSECGKSFSQLSNLITHQRIHTGERPYSCSECGKTFNRGSHLIRHQRIHTG; encoded by the exons agcttcagtcagcgctcacaccttatcacacatcagataatccacacaggagagaagccctacacatgctctgagtgcgggaaaagcttcaatcagcgctcaaaccttatcacacatcagagaatccacacaggggagatgccctacacgtgctctgagtgcggga gcttcagtcggcgctcaagccttatcacacatcagagaatccacacgggggagacgccctacacatgcgctgagtgcgggaaaagcttcagtcggcgctcaagccttatcacacatcagagaatccacacaggggagatgccctacatgtgctctgagtgtgggaaaagcttcagtcagctctcaaaccttatcacacatcagagaatccacacaggggagatgccctacacgtgctctgagtgcgggaaaagcttcagtcggcgctcaagccttatcacacatcagagaatccacacgggggagacgccctacacatgcgctgagtgcgggaaaagcttcagtcggcgctcaagccttatcacacatcagagaatccacacaggggagatgccctacatgtgctctgagtgtgggaaaagcttcagtcagctctcaaaccttatcacacatcagagaatccacacaggggagaggccctactcgtgctctgagtgcgggaaaaccttcaatcggggctcacaccttatcagacatcagagaatccacacaggataG